A section of the Candidatus Dormiibacterota bacterium genome encodes:
- a CDS encoding right-handed parallel beta-helix repeat-containing protein yields MPKIIPIAPLAHCRVAAMVGIGALVFMTASLPVTAATYYVDGNCPSAGDGTTTACGTHGPKLDIQSGIGLLSAGDTLNIRGVHTAHDGETRNSDGRYFGDQFSISGKNGSSGSPITIQGYGSETAYLDGTMLPLSGWTQCTSCGSGVCGGVPGTCADTWYATSSPPSSKVIGAQKPDGSMTYRVTSSSDLTNAHSGYAGTAPEIDSYSPQSVGGTILVKWGQGGNAPLGSANPKPYVFNDNNAYGFVINSSSFITIKGLTFRCHRRYAVSIDSGSHDIIVQNNKILYDSDVTGNGSGYGIGSFGATNITITGNEIGWSDSEGIHVQAAASGPTVYTITGNWIHDNGNQNVMGPAATGTPCGMILGDNGGGTGNGDYTGSVIDNNLISRQKSGSSIGRGIILENNSNNWIIRSNIFEGSDGECIKLDANGISTNGNQIYNNIFLRCGQGGGGPGLYFNVTGSNKSASNNKVYNNTFVDNVGGAIASSCSGPCTGNVFRNDLLYDSGSRQLVYWSPGGTFQNNLVYSSAGGTLVSFNGRTSGCSGLVVSADVDNDGTANDSVICANPLLLSLSGNDLHLNSLSPARDKGTANGMPAGRTASIYNTVAGAHNFPSYADNQSLGGSAWDIGAVEYGAAVGPSATLVLSDPSPTAAGNVGLVLTTSASVVQLPGPLVFTASDSSTRTIVLSGAVPGTTFTGTLRVDTTIPDGPGTFSLPLNSLVDASGNLGNAIVSGSQTLIDKTPPAAPSNLRTGS; encoded by the coding sequence ATGCCGAAGATCATCCCTATCGCCCCCCTTGCACACTGCCGGGTAGCGGCGATGGTCGGTATCGGCGCGCTAGTCTTCATGACCGCAAGCCTCCCTGTCACGGCGGCCACGTACTATGTCGACGGCAACTGCCCGAGCGCCGGGGACGGGACGACAACGGCCTGCGGCACGCACGGGCCGAAGCTGGACATCCAGAGCGGCATCGGGCTGCTCTCTGCCGGTGACACATTGAACATCCGGGGCGTCCACACGGCGCACGACGGGGAGACCCGGAACTCTGACGGTCGCTATTTCGGAGACCAGTTCTCGATCTCCGGCAAGAATGGGTCGTCCGGATCGCCCATCACGATCCAGGGCTACGGCTCGGAGACGGCCTACCTGGACGGCACGATGCTTCCACTCTCGGGCTGGACACAATGCACGAGCTGCGGCAGCGGAGTCTGCGGAGGCGTCCCCGGCACCTGTGCCGACACCTGGTACGCCACGAGCAGCCCGCCTTCGAGCAAGGTCATCGGCGCCCAGAAGCCGGACGGCAGCATGACGTACCGCGTCACGTCCTCTTCCGATCTCACGAACGCCCACTCCGGATACGCCGGAACCGCGCCGGAGATCGACTCCTACAGCCCGCAGAGCGTCGGCGGAACAATCCTGGTCAAGTGGGGGCAGGGGGGCAACGCGCCCCTCGGGTCCGCCAACCCGAAGCCCTACGTGTTCAACGACAACAACGCCTATGGATTCGTCATCAACAGCAGCAGCTTCATCACCATCAAGGGCCTGACCTTTCGCTGCCATCGGCGCTACGCGGTGAGCATCGACTCCGGCTCGCACGACATCATCGTCCAGAACAACAAGATTCTGTATGACTCGGATGTGACCGGCAACGGCAGCGGCTACGGCATCGGCTCGTTCGGAGCGACGAACATCACCATCACCGGAAACGAGATCGGCTGGTCCGACAGCGAGGGAATCCACGTTCAAGCCGCCGCGTCGGGCCCTACGGTCTATACGATCACCGGAAACTGGATTCATGACAACGGCAACCAGAACGTCATGGGGCCCGCCGCGACCGGGACGCCCTGCGGCATGATTCTGGGCGACAACGGGGGAGGCACCGGCAACGGCGACTACACCGGATCGGTCATCGACAACAACCTCATTTCCAGGCAGAAGAGCGGATCCTCCATAGGACGAGGCATCATCCTGGAGAACAACAGCAACAATTGGATCATCCGGAGCAACATCTTCGAGGGCTCGGACGGCGAGTGCATCAAGCTGGACGCCAACGGGATCAGCACCAACGGGAACCAGATCTACAACAACATCTTCCTGCGCTGCGGACAGGGGGGCGGCGGACCGGGACTCTATTTCAACGTCACCGGCTCCAACAAGTCGGCGAGCAACAACAAGGTCTACAACAACACCTTCGTCGACAACGTCGGCGGGGCCATCGCCTCGTCATGCTCGGGGCCCTGCACCGGCAACGTCTTCCGAAACGATCTCCTGTACGACTCAGGATCGCGCCAGCTCGTGTACTGGTCCCCGGGTGGCACGTTCCAGAACAACCTCGTCTACTCGTCCGCGGGCGGGACCCTGGTCTCGTTCAACGGAAGGACGTCGGGGTGTTCCGGGCTCGTGGTGTCGGCCGATGTGGATAACGATGGCACCGCCAACGACAGCGTGATCTGTGCCAATCCACTTCTCCTGTCGCTGTCGGGCAACGACCTGCACCTCAACTCCCTGTCGCCGGCCCGGGACAAGGGGACCGCCAACGGCATGCCGGCAGGGAGGACCGCCAGCATCTACAACACCGTGGCGGGCGCCCATAACTTTCCGTCCTACGCGGACAACCAGTCTCTGGGCGGGTCCGCCTGGGACATCGGCGCCGTGGAGTATGGTGCCGCAGTCGGCCCCTCGGCGACCCTGGTTCTCAGCGATCCGTCTCCCACCGCAGCAGGGAACGTGGGGCTGGTGCTGACCACATCGGCGTCGGTCGTGCAGTTGCCGGGGCCGTTGGTGTTCACCGCCAGCGACAGCAGCACCCGGACGATCGTCCTCAGTGGCGCCGTGCCGGGGACCACGTTCACCGGCACCTTGAGGGTCGATACAACCATCCCCGACGGTCCGGGCACATTCTCGCTGCCTCTCAACAGTCTTGTCGATGCGTCCGGAAACCTCGGGAACGCCATCGTCAGCGGCTCCCAGACCCTGATCGACAAGACTCCGCCTGCCGCTCCGTCGAACCTGCGGACCGGCAGCTGA
- a CDS encoding class I SAM-dependent methyltransferase: MRRSALRLYVFALGLGVRMILRGMFVEGIRLLISPVGYWRFLPNAFTYQEFLRFDNPRTLDVSSPKLPSVFFATLTSREVRATDLDDDKIFSRWKPAADALGLSNYFVEYQDARHLTYPDETFDFIYSISVIEHIPDDGDAVSLREFRRVLKPGGTLVVQIPYRRKRDDIWLSVDSKGMPLPAPRFYERHYDMERLNERLATEGLRLTQRVIMGEWLNLDPMLSATSRLPRYLRIAIRPLEPLLALVNFWARTDDASGYPLGALLVYRRV, encoded by the coding sequence ATGAGAAGGAGCGCTCTGCGCCTGTATGTGTTCGCGCTCGGCCTGGGTGTCCGGATGATCCTGCGGGGCATGTTTGTCGAAGGAATCAGGCTGCTGATTTCTCCGGTGGGATACTGGCGGTTCCTCCCGAACGCCTTCACCTATCAGGAATTCCTTCGCTTCGACAATCCCCGGACCCTGGACGTCAGCAGCCCGAAACTCCCCAGCGTGTTCTTCGCGACCTTGACATCCCGGGAAGTGCGCGCGACGGATCTCGACGACGACAAGATCTTCTCCAGATGGAAGCCGGCCGCGGATGCTCTCGGTCTGTCAAACTACTTCGTCGAATACCAGGACGCCCGTCACTTGACGTACCCCGACGAGACATTCGACTTCATCTACTCCATCAGTGTCATCGAGCATATTCCGGACGACGGCGATGCCGTTTCGCTGCGGGAGTTCCGGCGGGTCCTCAAGCCCGGAGGCACGCTTGTCGTTCAGATCCCCTACCGACGGAAGCGGGACGACATCTGGCTCTCGGTCGACAGCAAGGGGATGCCGCTGCCGGCGCCGCGGTTTTACGAACGGCACTACGACATGGAGAGGCTGAACGAGCGCCTGGCGACGGAGGGGCTGAGGCTGACCCAGAGAGTCATCATGGGGGAATGGCTCAATCTCGATCCCATGCTGAGCGCCACGAGTCGCCTGCCGCGCTACCTTCGCATCGCCATCAGACCTCTCGAGCCACTGCTCGCTCTGGTCAATTTCTGGGCGCGTACGGACGATGCTTCGGGTTACCCGCTCGGGGCACTCCTCGTCTATCGGAGGGTCTGA
- a CDS encoding class I SAM-dependent methyltransferase — protein sequence MNRPGVSSAEYYDALWARSRRADQHHKCRIRAIRKMMTLTPQPSGRPRRILEPGCGSGLISVVLTKYGEVVGLDQSKVGISTARAAVKGQFHLGVLPDIAIVDEGFDVCVLSQVLEHFPDHDQLRLLRNVFDKVNPGGHLIVTTPNRSVSERMRFRPGELQPIENWLVPAELQTRLKTTGWMPVRTIYAFSFFPVFMSHNWPRPLRFFIYDILRLRNPLEGLLETRPLGDCTVVLAERRAAHEAS from the coding sequence GTGAATCGACCCGGGGTTTCCTCTGCGGAATACTACGACGCGCTCTGGGCGAGGAGCCGCCGCGCCGATCAGCACCATAAGTGCCGGATCCGGGCCATCCGGAAGATGATGACTCTGACACCGCAGCCCTCCGGGCGGCCCCGGAGAATCCTGGAGCCCGGCTGCGGGAGCGGGCTGATTTCCGTGGTGCTGACCAAGTACGGCGAGGTCGTGGGATTGGACCAATCGAAGGTCGGAATTTCGACGGCCCGCGCCGCGGTGAAGGGACAGTTCCACCTGGGAGTCCTCCCCGACATCGCCATCGTCGATGAGGGCTTCGACGTGTGCGTCCTGTCCCAGGTCCTCGAGCACTTCCCCGACCACGATCAGCTTCGCCTCCTGCGAAATGTCTTCGACAAAGTCAATCCGGGCGGCCACCTCATCGTCACCACGCCGAATCGATCGGTGTCGGAGAGGATGCGGTTCAGACCCGGCGAGCTTCAGCCGATCGAAAACTGGCTCGTCCCGGCAGAGCTGCAGACGCGGCTGAAGACCACGGGCTGGATGCCCGTCCGAACGATCTATGCCTTCAGCTTCTTCCCCGTCTTCATGAGTCACAACTGGCCCCGGCCCCTGCGTTTTTTCATCTACGACATCTTGAGGCTGCGCAATCCCCTCGAGGGCCTGCTCGAGACGCGTCCACTCGGAGATTGCACGGTGGTCCTCGCGGAGCGACGCGCCGCTCACGAGGCATCCTGA
- a CDS encoding glycosyltransferase family 4 protein, whose amino-acid sequence MLLVAPLPGPPLLGGIETGVKLLLDTELSCRVSMRLFNTARNGNPTRGLPRKLAFQVSACARFIAALLRVRPRIVHVKAATGINFFQHGLYAALARLFGRKVLLQLHAGDFPAFVEKAGPLRRRIIRFVLRLPHGLLALSPRWAEYFHRLSDGRPVAVIPNATLTEGFFEGTPDRVRFGIPADRLVLLFIATRDPRLDADKGLPDLLEAVKRVRSRHPNLMLVLAGRTARLEEISAMLGPEGDAWKSVRPVAGEEKSSLYRSADLFVLPSQFENMPNTVIEAMAAGLPVVATPVGAVPEMLDDGEEGFLVPAGAVDVLADRIDRLARDTSLRRRMGSRAGLRAAREFHIHLLERRLAAEYARLAPGMLPALLPVLPRSSES is encoded by the coding sequence GTGCTGCTTGTGGCACCGCTGCCCGGTCCTCCGCTCCTTGGCGGGATTGAGACCGGAGTGAAGCTCCTGCTCGATACGGAGCTCTCCTGCAGGGTCTCCATGCGCCTCTTCAACACGGCGCGGAACGGGAATCCTACCCGCGGGCTTCCTCGAAAACTCGCCTTCCAAGTGTCCGCCTGCGCCCGCTTCATCGCGGCGCTGCTGCGAGTGAGGCCCCGGATCGTGCACGTGAAGGCGGCGACGGGGATCAATTTCTTTCAGCACGGGCTGTACGCCGCTCTGGCCCGGCTCTTCGGAAGAAAGGTGCTCCTCCAGCTCCACGCCGGCGACTTCCCCGCCTTCGTCGAGAAGGCCGGGCCGCTCCGCCGTCGGATCATCCGATTTGTCCTACGCCTTCCCCACGGCCTGCTGGCACTCTCCCCTCGCTGGGCGGAATACTTCCACAGGCTTTCCGATGGCCGCCCCGTGGCCGTGATTCCCAACGCCACGCTGACCGAGGGCTTCTTCGAAGGGACGCCGGATCGCGTCCGTTTCGGAATCCCCGCGGATCGGCTGGTCCTTCTGTTTATCGCAACCCGGGACCCCCGGCTGGATGCCGACAAGGGGCTTCCGGACCTGTTGGAAGCCGTCAAACGGGTCCGATCGCGACATCCGAACCTGATGCTCGTCCTGGCTGGAAGGACGGCACGACTGGAAGAGATCTCAGCGATGCTCGGCCCGGAGGGAGACGCTTGGAAGAGCGTCCGGCCGGTGGCGGGAGAGGAGAAGTCCAGCCTCTATCGCTCGGCCGACTTGTTCGTCCTTCCTTCACAGTTTGAAAACATGCCCAACACCGTCATCGAGGCAATGGCGGCGGGCCTCCCGGTCGTGGCCACCCCTGTGGGCGCCGTTCCGGAGATGCTGGACGACGGCGAGGAGGGGTTTCTCGTCCCGGCAGGCGCGGTGGATGTCCTGGCCGATCGGATCGATCGGTTGGCTCGGGACACGAGCCTGCGGCGACGCATGGGCAGCCGCGCGGGGTTGAGGGCGGCGCGGGAATTTCACATTCACCTCCTGGAGAGGCGGTTGGCGGCCGAGTACGCCCGACTTGCGCCAGGAATGCTGCCGGCCCTCCTGCCGGTGCTTCCCCGTTCGAGCGAGTCGTGA
- the asnB gene encoding asparagine synthase (glutamine-hydrolyzing): MCGIAGYINIDPSRPAETGILRSMTDAIAHRGPDDEGLFVQGGVALGMRRLAIIDLETGQQPISNEDGTIWIVFNGEVYNYPGLTEDLIGRGHRFKTRSDTEVLVHLYEERGDDFVTAINAMAALALWDSRRQRLVLARDRLGKKPLHYALTPEAFVFGSEIKALLRHPAVRGEIDHSSLARYLVHEYVPCPRTIYQGILKLRPGHLGVLEGGRFTERRYWDLPGQRWPEGRTEAAPPAAEVEDEIRQTLLDAVRCRLISDVPLGVFLSGGIDSTSIVACMSRAAPGSVRSLSVSFKEPSFDESVHFRKVARYFATQHEERILTPTALLDVLPSLASTLDEPLGDASILPTYLLSRFARESVKVALGGEGGDELLAGYPTYQAHRLARVYEGFPAAVRRTVIEPLVRRLPVSRSNISFDFKARKFVSGAGHPPEIRNQIWLGSFSGPEALSILSRELREPLATTDLFDEARRHMDCAPASDVLGKLLYVDLKMYLQDGILVKVDRASMACSLEVRAPMLDYRFVELIARLPTSWKLRGMTTKHVFKRAMKPWLPPGIVGRPKKGFGIPVAEWLRGPLRDMMLDLLSPARLKQQGLLEPAVVTGLIQDHIEGRRDNRKPIWTLLMMQLWLESWGRMRSREAVTA; the protein is encoded by the coding sequence ATGTGCGGCATCGCCGGATACATCAACATCGATCCTTCCCGACCCGCCGAGACTGGAATACTGCGCTCGATGACCGATGCCATCGCCCATCGCGGACCCGATGACGAAGGACTCTTCGTGCAGGGAGGCGTCGCGCTGGGCATGCGGCGCCTGGCGATCATCGATCTGGAGACAGGCCAGCAGCCGATCTCGAACGAAGATGGCACCATCTGGATCGTCTTCAACGGCGAGGTCTACAACTATCCGGGCCTGACGGAGGACTTGATCGGCCGGGGGCACCGGTTCAAGACCCGCTCCGACACGGAGGTGCTGGTGCACCTCTACGAGGAACGGGGAGACGATTTCGTCACGGCCATCAATGCGATGGCGGCCTTGGCGCTCTGGGACAGTCGGAGGCAGCGCCTGGTCCTGGCCCGGGACCGGCTGGGGAAGAAGCCGTTGCACTATGCGCTGACTCCCGAGGCGTTCGTCTTCGGCTCGGAGATCAAGGCGCTCCTTCGCCATCCCGCGGTCCGCGGGGAGATCGACCACAGTTCTCTCGCGCGCTACCTCGTGCATGAGTACGTTCCCTGCCCCAGGACGATTTACCAGGGCATTCTGAAGCTGCGCCCCGGTCACCTGGGAGTCCTCGAGGGAGGCCGGTTCACCGAGCGCCGCTACTGGGACCTTCCGGGTCAGCGGTGGCCTGAGGGCCGGACGGAAGCGGCTCCGCCCGCGGCGGAGGTCGAGGACGAGATACGGCAGACCCTGCTGGATGCGGTCAGGTGCCGCCTGATATCCGACGTTCCTCTCGGGGTCTTCTTGTCCGGAGGAATCGACTCGACCTCGATCGTGGCCTGCATGTCGCGCGCCGCTCCGGGCAGCGTTCGCAGCCTCTCGGTCTCCTTCAAGGAGCCTTCGTTCGACGAGTCGGTCCATTTCCGCAAAGTGGCGCGATATTTCGCCACCCAGCACGAAGAGCGGATTCTCACGCCCACAGCGCTCCTCGACGTCCTGCCCTCACTGGCGTCCACTCTCGACGAGCCGCTGGGGGACGCGTCCATCCTGCCCACCTACCTCCTGTCGCGATTCGCGCGGGAGAGCGTGAAAGTCGCGCTCGGGGGAGAGGGAGGCGACGAGCTGCTGGCGGGGTATCCCACCTATCAGGCCCACCGGCTGGCCCGCGTCTACGAGGGATTTCCGGCGGCGGTCCGCAGGACGGTCATCGAGCCGCTGGTGCGTCGGCTGCCCGTGTCGCGCTCCAACATCAGCTTTGATTTCAAGGCCAGGAAGTTCGTCAGCGGCGCGGGGCATCCGCCGGAGATCCGGAACCAGATCTGGCTCGGGTCGTTCTCGGGCCCCGAGGCGCTGTCGATCCTCAGCCGGGAGCTGAGGGAGCCGCTCGCGACGACCGATCTCTTCGACGAAGCCAGACGGCACATGGATTGCGCCCCGGCGTCCGACGTTCTCGGGAAGCTCCTGTACGTCGATCTGAAGATGTACCTCCAGGACGGCATCCTGGTGAAGGTCGATCGGGCCAGCATGGCCTGCTCGCTCGAGGTGCGTGCGCCGATGCTGGATTACCGCTTCGTCGAGCTGATCGCCCGCCTGCCCACGTCCTGGAAACTGCGGGGGATGACGACGAAGCACGTGTTCAAGCGCGCCATGAAGCCCTGGCTCCCGCCGGGGATCGTCGGCCGCCCTAAGAAAGGGTTCGGGATCCCGGTCGCCGAGTGGTTGCGCGGGCCGCTCCGCGACATGATGCTGGATCTCCTGTCCCCCGCACGGTTGAAACAGCAGGGGCTCCTGGAGCCCGCCGTGGTCACGGGTTTGATTCAGGATCACATCGAGGGGCGACGCGACAATCGCAAGCCGATCTGGACCCTCTTGATGATGCAGCTCTGGCTGGAGAGCTGGGGAAGGATGCGCTCGCGTGAAGCCGTCACTGCTTGA
- a CDS encoding methyltransferase domain-containing protein, which produces MKPSLLEHLACPSCHGRFDLAASSSQGAEVMEGVLRCRDCRATYPVRRGVPRFAESAPTDEAARTAAAFGWEWRTFSRVDDHHEQQFLDWIAPAGRNTFRGQVVLEGGCGKGRHTRLASRYGAAAIIGVDLSDAVDTAFDNTRDEPTAHIVQADLLSLPLRPASCDYAFSVGVLHHLSNPSAGFRALSGAVRPGGAVSIWVYGAENNAWITNIVSPFRIGLTSRLPPRLLHALSFVVALPLWILLAAAYRPARSPRFAWTRRFLFYYPYLGYISVFPFREIHAIVHDHLTAPVAHYLRRDVVEQWYRSVGARDTVISWHNRNSWRGYGLMPAIPKAEAAGIRTP; this is translated from the coding sequence GTGAAGCCGTCACTGCTTGAGCACCTGGCCTGTCCCTCCTGTCACGGGCGCTTCGATCTTGCGGCGTCGTCATCCCAGGGGGCCGAGGTGATGGAGGGGGTTCTGCGTTGCCGCGACTGCCGCGCGACCTATCCCGTGCGGCGCGGCGTGCCTCGTTTCGCGGAGTCCGCACCGACGGATGAGGCGGCGCGCACGGCCGCGGCTTTCGGCTGGGAATGGCGGACCTTCTCGCGGGTGGACGATCATCACGAGCAGCAGTTCCTGGACTGGATCGCGCCGGCCGGCCGGAACACGTTCCGCGGCCAGGTCGTCCTGGAAGGGGGATGCGGGAAAGGCAGACACACGCGTCTCGCATCGCGTTACGGGGCGGCCGCGATCATCGGGGTCGATCTGTCCGACGCGGTCGATACGGCCTTCGACAACACACGCGACGAGCCGACCGCCCATATCGTCCAGGCCGACCTGCTCAGCCTGCCGCTCCGACCCGCGTCGTGTGATTACGCGTTCTCGGTGGGCGTGCTGCACCACCTTTCGAATCCTTCCGCGGGTTTTCGCGCTCTCAGCGGGGCGGTGCGACCGGGGGGCGCCGTCTCCATCTGGGTCTACGGCGCCGAGAACAACGCCTGGATCACGAACATCGTCTCGCCGTTCAGGATCGGGCTGACGTCCAGGCTGCCGCCCCGTCTCCTGCATGCCCTCTCGTTCGTCGTGGCCCTGCCACTCTGGATCCTCCTCGCCGCCGCCTACCGGCCGGCTCGGAGCCCCCGCTTCGCCTGGACGCGACGCTTCCTCTTCTACTACCCGTACCTGGGGTACATCAGCGTGTTCCCCTTCCGGGAAATCCACGCCATCGTCCACGATCATCTGACCGCCCCGGTCGCGCACTATCTGAGGCGCGATGTGGTCGAGCAGTGGTACCGTAGCGTGGGCGCGCGGGACACCGTCATTTCGTGGCACAACCGGAATAGCTGGAGGGGGTACGGCCTGATGCCAGCCATCCCGAAAGCGGAAGCCGCAGGTATCCGGACACCATGA
- a CDS encoding glycosyltransferase family 2 protein: MTRPPTLSIVVPLYNEKENVDPLHAEIDSAMSAFAGAGGVWEVIYVDDGSTDGTYERLRATQAAHPDRVSVVRLRRNFGQTAALAAGFDQARGSVIVTMDGDLQNDPADIPRLLEELSRGQDVVSGWRRIRRDPLFTRRLPSRAGNWLISAVTGVALHDYGCTLKAYRREVLDQMTLYGEMHRFLPAQAHWVGARIGELPVGHRPRTRGESKYGLWRVYRVLLDLVTVRFLGVHGTKPLHAFGALGCIFGALGVATIGILSYLKYATGVSFIQSPLLLLSALFVMLGGQSFLLGLLAEIAVRTYYESQQKPIYIVKDLLRAGEPQPPEDDPLRERRVSGAPAGGSGRHGRWGGQD, translated from the coding sequence ATGACCCGGCCACCGACGCTGTCGATCGTGGTACCCCTGTACAACGAGAAGGAGAACGTCGACCCGCTGCACGCGGAGATTGACTCCGCGATGTCGGCGTTCGCCGGCGCGGGAGGTGTCTGGGAGGTCATCTACGTCGACGACGGAAGTACCGACGGGACGTACGAGCGGCTCCGGGCGACTCAGGCCGCCCACCCGGACAGGGTATCGGTCGTCCGTCTGCGGCGCAATTTCGGACAGACGGCGGCTCTCGCCGCGGGATTCGACCAGGCCCGCGGCAGCGTGATCGTAACGATGGATGGCGATCTTCAGAACGACCCGGCCGACATCCCCCGGCTTCTCGAGGAGTTGAGCCGAGGCCAGGATGTGGTCAGCGGGTGGCGGAGGATAAGGCGCGATCCGCTCTTCACCAGGCGGCTTCCCTCCCGCGCGGGGAACTGGCTGATCAGCGCTGTCACCGGAGTAGCCCTGCACGACTACGGCTGCACGCTCAAGGCCTATCGTCGCGAGGTGCTCGATCAGATGACCCTCTACGGCGAGATGCACCGGTTTCTCCCGGCCCAGGCCCATTGGGTAGGAGCCAGGATCGGCGAGCTGCCCGTGGGGCATCGCCCGCGCACCCGAGGGGAGTCCAAGTACGGTCTCTGGCGGGTGTACCGGGTCCTGCTGGATCTGGTGACCGTGCGCTTCCTCGGAGTGCACGGCACCAAGCCTCTGCACGCCTTCGGGGCGCTGGGCTGCATCTTCGGCGCGTTGGGCGTCGCGACGATCGGGATCCTGAGCTACCTCAAGTACGCCACGGGCGTCAGCTTCATCCAGTCGCCCCTCCTGCTGCTTTCGGCGCTGTTCGTCATGCTGGGCGGACAGAGCTTCCTTCTCGGACTTCTCGCGGAGATCGCGGTCCGAACCTACTACGAGTCGCAGCAGAAGCCGATCTACATCGTCAAGGACTTGCTGCGGGCGGGGGAGCCGCAGCCTCCTGAAGACGACCCGCTGCGCGAGCGGCGCGTCAGCGGGGCCCCGGCAGGGGGATCGGGCCGCCACGGCCGATGGGGCGGCCAGGACTGA